Proteins encoded together in one Salvelinus namaycush isolate Seneca chromosome 26, SaNama_1.0, whole genome shotgun sequence window:
- the ddx56 gene encoding probable ATP-dependent RNA helicase DDX56 — translation MATDRLQFHEMGIDDRILKALADLGWAQPTLIQEKAIPLALEGKDILARARTGSGKTAAYAVPVIQRILTSKQNVREQAVRVLILVPTKELGQQVQAMIRQLTAYCARDVRVADISGKADLSAQRPILMEKPDVVVGTPSRVLAHLSAQSLDLQASLETLVIDEADLLFSFGFEADLKGLLCHLPKIYQSFLMSATLSEDVQALKELLLHNPVILKLQGSQLPDSSQLQQYSVQCEEEDKFLLIYTLLKLHLVQGKTLVFVGAVERCYRLKLFLEQFSIPTCVLNSELPVHSRCHIITQFNQGFYDYIIATDEQVLVDPTTTAQAAEGKGKKKKKNAGRAKDKEYGVSRGIDFQNVSNVINFDFPTTVESYIHRVGRTARADNPGTALTFISHTELPLLVEVEEALMGENAECALKPYEFKMEEIEGFRYRCRDAMRSVTKQAVREARLKEIKQELLNSEKLKTYFEDNPRDLQLLRHDKDLHPAVIKPHLKNVPEYLIPPTLRGVANPMSSRKKRRRREKPKPDGVVKTTFKKDFRSKNPLKSFRYTGGRSRGGMAGKS, via the exons GCGCTGGCGGACTTGGGCTGGGCTCAGCCCACTTTGATCCAGGAGAAAGCCATTCCACTGGCTCTGGAGGGCAAGGACATTCTAGCCCGGGCCAGGACTGGCTCAGGAAAAACAGCTGCTTACGCTGTGCCCGTCATCCAGCGTATCTTGACATCCAAACAA AATGTCCGTGAGCAGGCAGTGAGAGTGTTGATCCTGGTTCCTACCAAGGAGCTAGGGCAGCAGGTACAGGCCATGATCCGCCAGCTGACTGCCTACTGTGCCAGAGACGTGAGGGTGGCAGACATCTCCGGCAAGGCTGACCTGTCTGCCCAGAG GCCCATCCTGATGGAAAAGCCAGATGTGGTAGTGGGGACCCCCTCTAGGGTGCTGGCCCACCTCAGTGCCCAGAGCCTGGACCTGCAGGCCTCGCTGGAGACCCTGGTCATAGATGAGGCTGACCTGCTCTTCTCCTTCGGCTTCGAGGCCGACCTCAAGGGCCTGCTGTG CCACCTGCCAAAGATCTACCAGTCCTTCCTAATGTCAGCTACTCTCAGTGAGGATGTCCAGGCCTTGAAGGAACTGCTGCTGCACAATCCT gtGATTTTAAAGCTGCAGGGCTCCCAGCTGCCAGACAGCTCCCAGCTGCAGCAGTACAGTGTTCAGTGTGAGGAAGAGGATAAGTTCCTGCTCATCTACACCCTGTTGAAACTGCACCTGGTTCAGGGCAAGACCCTGGTGTTTGTTGGGGCAGTGGAGAGGTGCTACAGACTCAAACTGTTCCTGGAACAGTTCAGCATCCCCACCTGTGTACTCAACTCTGAGCTGCCTGTCCACTCcag GTGTCACATCATCACCCAGTTTAACCAGGGGTTCTATGATTACATCATCGCCACGGACGAGCAGGTATTGGTTGATCCCACCACCACAGCGCAGGCCGCCGAGGGGaaagggaagaagaagaagaagaacgcAGGGAG AGCCAAGGACAAGGAGTACGGCGTCTCCAGGGGAATCGACTTCCAGAATGTCTCCAACGTCATCAACTTTGACTTCCCCACCACCGTGGAGTCCTATATCCACCGTGTTGGGCG AACGGCACGCGCAGACAACCCAGGCACCGCTCTCACCTTCATCTCACACACAGAGCTCCCCCTGCTGGTAGAGGTGGAGGAAGCACTCATGGGAG AAAACGCAGAGTGTGCTCTGAAGCCGTACGAGTTTAAGATGGAGGAGATTGAGGGCTTCAGATACCGCTGCCGG GATGCCATGCGGTCAGTAACTAAGCAGGCGGTGAGGGAGGCCAGACTGAAAGAGATCAAACAGGAGCTGCTCAACTCAGAGAAACTCAAG ACGTACTTTGAGGACAACCCCCGAGACCTGCAGCTGCTGAGGCACGATAAAGACCTGCACCCTGCTGTCATCAAGCCACACCTGAAGAACGTACCAGAATACCTCA TCCCTCCGACGCTGAGGGGAGTGGCCAACCCAATGTCCagcaggaagaagaggaggaggagagagaagcccAAACCTGACGGGGTCGTCAAGACAACCTTTAAG AAGGACTTCCGAAGCAAGAACCCCTTGAAGAGTTTCCGCTACACTGGGGGGAGGAGCCGAGGGGGCATGGCTGGCAAATCCTAG